Proteins encoded within one genomic window of Bradyrhizobium sp. AZCC 1719:
- a CDS encoding LysR family transcriptional regulator: MNTNMLMHPMSDLAVFVRTVDLGSFAAVGAEIELTASGVSRIVTRLERRIGAKLLHRTTRRLVLTQEGETFLVHARSILAAVEAAEADVASVHGRPRGHLRINSGTAFARHRLARLLPQFMDRFPEIAVDLSVSDHRIDPIADQVDVTIRVGPLGDSELIAVRLGEVRRIIAGSPRYLERYGIPEQAADLVRHNCLQLSGFSRLAQWPMFEQGKRIMVPVKGSIRSDSADFLLDLALAGAGLARFGDFLGEAAVKDGRLVPVLSHCHDPDPQPITALILPGRQTIPRVRAFVDFLKAST, translated from the coding sequence GTGAATACGAATATGCTGATGCACCCGATGTCAGACCTCGCGGTTTTCGTCCGAACGGTCGATCTGGGGAGTTTCGCGGCTGTGGGCGCTGAAATCGAGCTGACCGCCTCGGGCGTCTCCCGCATCGTGACGAGACTGGAGCGCCGCATCGGCGCCAAGCTGCTGCATCGGACGACGCGGCGGCTGGTGCTGACGCAGGAGGGCGAAACGTTCCTGGTTCACGCGAGAAGTATCCTGGCTGCGGTCGAGGCTGCCGAAGCCGATGTCGCCTCCGTCCATGGACGTCCGCGCGGCCATCTGCGGATCAACAGCGGCACCGCATTCGCAAGACACCGGCTTGCGCGACTGCTGCCGCAGTTCATGGACCGGTTTCCAGAAATTGCAGTCGATCTTTCGGTGAGCGATCACCGCATCGATCCGATCGCCGATCAGGTCGATGTCACGATCCGGGTCGGGCCGCTCGGCGACAGCGAGCTGATCGCGGTTCGCCTCGGTGAAGTCAGGCGCATCATCGCCGGAAGCCCGCGATATCTGGAGCGCTATGGCATTCCCGAACAAGCCGCGGATCTCGTGCGGCACAATTGCCTGCAGCTCAGCGGCTTCTCGCGGCTTGCGCAATGGCCGATGTTCGAGCAAGGCAAGCGCATCATGGTGCCGGTGAAGGGATCGATCCGCTCGGACAGCGCCGATTTCCTTCTCGACCTCGCGTTGGCCGGCGCCGGTCTCGCGCGGTTTGGTGATTTTTTGGGGGAGGCGGCCGTGAAGGACGGCAGGCTGGTGCCGGTATTGTCGCACTGCCATGATCCCGATCCGCAACCCATCACGGCCCTGATCCTGCCGGGGCGGCAAACCATCCCGCGGGTTCGGGCTTTCGTTGATTTCCTCAAGGCGAGCACTTGA